The Streptomyces avermitilis MA-4680 = NBRC 14893 genome contains a region encoding:
- a CDS encoding LLM class flavin-dependent oxidoreductase, with protein MTALGAVFRPQLPPERLRAIARLADDCGLEELWLWEDCFLEGGISAASAALAWTERLRVGVGLLPVPLRNVAVTAMETATLDRLFPGRAVVGVGHGVQEWMGQVGARAESPLTLLREYLDALRALLRGERVTTDGRYVTLDRVALDWPPADAVRVLAGATGPRSLRLSGEAADGTILTAATSPEGVRQARRLIDEGRESAGRTGPHEVVVYLHTATGPDAAARLRAEIEANGEDPAVEHGVAGDAAEVAKAVRRLADAGADTVILQPTADESDPEGFIRFAAGEVRPLVP; from the coding sequence ATGACTGCACTCGGCGCCGTGTTCCGTCCCCAACTGCCCCCCGAGCGGCTGCGCGCGATCGCGCGGCTCGCGGACGACTGCGGGCTCGAGGAGTTGTGGCTCTGGGAGGACTGCTTCCTGGAAGGGGGGATCTCGGCCGCCTCCGCCGCGCTCGCCTGGACGGAACGTCTGCGCGTGGGCGTCGGTCTGCTCCCCGTGCCGCTGCGGAACGTCGCCGTGACCGCGATGGAGACCGCCACGCTCGACCGGCTGTTCCCCGGCCGGGCGGTCGTCGGCGTCGGCCACGGTGTGCAGGAGTGGATGGGGCAGGTCGGTGCGCGCGCCGAGTCACCCCTGACGCTGCTGCGGGAGTATCTCGACGCGTTGCGCGCACTGCTGCGCGGCGAGCGCGTCACCACGGACGGCCGGTACGTCACGCTCGACCGCGTCGCCCTGGACTGGCCGCCGGCGGACGCCGTGCGCGTCCTCGCCGGTGCCACCGGTCCCCGCTCGCTGCGGCTGTCCGGCGAGGCGGCGGACGGGACGATCCTCACCGCCGCCACCTCCCCGGAGGGCGTACGGCAGGCCCGTCGGCTCATCGACGAGGGACGGGAGTCGGCCGGTCGTACCGGCCCGCACGAGGTCGTCGTCTATCTGCACACGGCGACCGGCCCGGACGCCGCCGCCCGGCTGCGCGCCGAGATCGAGGCGAACGGTGAGGACCCGGCCGTGGAACACGGAGTCGCCGGGGACGCCGCCGAGGTCGCCAAGGCCGTCCGGCGCCTCGCCGACGCGGGCGCTGACACGGTGATCCTCCAGCCCACGGCCGACGAGTCCGACCCCGAGGGCTTCATCCGCTTCGCGGCCGGGGAAGTACGCCCGCTCGTGCCGTAA
- a CDS encoding AAA family ATPase, producing the protein MTVRILPAVGDIDSARALATLLSQLTDAEPAPPVADTTALLDTLARLAAESLDELPEVVLVHERIGPVPALDVIRDLVLRFPAVGVVLITADTGSGVLTAAMDAGARGIIGLPLGYDALAERVQAAAAWSTGMRRHLGSGTPELYTGPGGTVVTVTGAKGGVGATVTAVQLALAARASGRTVALLDLDLQSGDVASYLDVQFRRSVADLAGITDINPRVLQDAVYIHDSGIGLLLAPAEGERGEEVTDRVARQVVGTLRSRHDVVIVDCGSQMNSATAAAVEMADQALLLVTPDVVAIRAAKRMVRMWDRLQIRKAEETLTVVNRHSRGTEIQPSLVERVTGTKVARSAVPAAFKELQSVVDAGRLQDLDARSTVKQALWALAGELGLVAVQESGGRRRKSSDRGALSLRRRGGDRGAVTLEFAGMFPLLLVVMAILWECVLYGYTYSLAGNAADEAARAATAAYAIKGDVGGACQSAGAEHLPDSWSGADISCGQDGSVMKATVQVDVPLFFPGVNPGWSVDGSAGAALEGDGG; encoded by the coding sequence ATGACCGTACGCATCCTCCCCGCCGTCGGCGACATCGACTCGGCCCGCGCCCTCGCCACCCTGCTGAGCCAGCTCACCGACGCCGAACCGGCCCCGCCGGTCGCCGACACCACCGCGCTCCTGGACACCCTGGCCCGGCTCGCCGCCGAGTCCCTCGACGAGCTGCCCGAGGTCGTCCTGGTCCACGAGCGCATCGGCCCGGTACCGGCGCTCGACGTGATCCGCGACCTGGTGCTGCGCTTCCCGGCGGTCGGCGTCGTCCTCATCACCGCCGACACCGGAAGCGGCGTCCTCACCGCCGCCATGGACGCGGGCGCCCGCGGCATCATCGGCCTGCCGCTCGGTTACGACGCCCTCGCCGAACGTGTCCAGGCGGCCGCCGCGTGGTCGACGGGCATGCGGCGCCACCTCGGCAGCGGGACACCCGAGCTGTACACGGGCCCCGGCGGCACGGTCGTCACGGTGACCGGCGCCAAGGGCGGCGTCGGCGCGACCGTCACGGCCGTCCAGCTCGCGCTCGCGGCCAGGGCGTCGGGCCGTACGGTCGCGCTGCTCGACCTCGACCTCCAGTCGGGCGACGTGGCCTCGTACCTGGACGTGCAGTTCAGGCGGTCGGTCGCGGACCTGGCCGGCATCACCGACATCAACCCGCGCGTCCTCCAGGACGCCGTCTACATCCACGACAGCGGCATCGGGCTCCTGCTGGCGCCCGCCGAGGGCGAGCGCGGCGAGGAGGTGACGGACCGGGTCGCCCGGCAGGTCGTGGGAACCCTGCGCTCGCGCCACGACGTGGTGATCGTCGACTGCGGCTCCCAGATGAACTCCGCCACCGCCGCGGCCGTCGAGATGGCCGACCAGGCGCTGCTCCTGGTCACCCCCGACGTGGTCGCGATCCGCGCCGCCAAACGCATGGTCCGTATGTGGGACCGCCTCCAGATCCGCAAGGCGGAGGAGACGCTCACGGTCGTCAACCGCCACTCACGCGGTACGGAGATCCAGCCGTCCCTGGTCGAGCGGGTCACCGGCACCAAAGTGGCCCGCTCCGCCGTCCCCGCCGCCTTCAAGGAACTCCAGTCCGTGGTCGACGCGGGGCGCCTCCAGGACCTCGACGCCCGCTCCACGGTCAAGCAGGCACTGTGGGCGCTGGCGGGGGAGCTGGGGCTGGTCGCCGTCCAGGAGAGCGGTGGACGGCGCCGGAAGTCCTCGGACCGCGGCGCGCTCTCCCTGCGGCGGCGCGGCGGCGACCGGGGCGCGGTCACCCTGGAGTTCGCCGGGATGTTCCCCCTGCTGCTGGTCGTGATGGCGATCCTGTGGGAGTGCGTGCTGTACGGCTACACGTACTCCCTCGCCGGGAACGCGGCGGACGAGGCGGCCCGCGCGGCCACGGCGGCGTACGCGATCAAGGGCGATGTGGGAGGGGCGTGCCAGTCGGCCGGCGCCGAGCATCTGCCGGATTCCTGGAGCGGGGCGGACATCAGCTGCGGGCAGGACGGGTCGGTGATGAAGGCGACCGTCCAGGTGGACGTCCCGCTGTTCTTCCCCGGGGTCAACCCGGGCTGGTCGGTCGACGGCTCGGCGGGGGCGGCGCTGGAGGGGGACGGCGGGTGA
- a CDS encoding DUF5936 domain-containing protein: MSSSTSLGLLLAALMAVAVAGVLLGIRMIRADAKLPSDLVLALEVGATRVSTADSAVDRLGMRFAPLVLRLMGPRRVAAKRRRIDMAGNPGGLTLNRYAARRAVYGIFGVVLGLIFLTNGHPLFALGTLAFGLLAADALIWQAVRERKDVIDRTLPDFLDVLAVVVSAGLGFRQALDRVAEKYEGPWADELRITLRQMDMGVSRRQAFDELRKRNSSEQVAQFVSALQQGEELGSPIAETLIQLATDMRRTDAQNARRRAAKTIPKATMVTLVFMLPATMILIATGMFLGSGTNFGSILGR, from the coding sequence GTGTCCTCGTCTACGTCGCTGGGGTTGCTGCTCGCCGCGCTGATGGCCGTGGCCGTGGCGGGTGTCCTCCTCGGCATCCGCATGATCAGGGCGGACGCCAAGCTGCCCAGCGACCTCGTGCTCGCCCTGGAGGTCGGCGCCACCCGCGTCTCCACGGCCGACTCCGCCGTCGACCGCCTCGGCATGCGCTTCGCCCCTCTCGTCCTGCGCCTGATGGGCCCCCGCCGCGTCGCCGCCAAGCGGCGCCGCATCGACATGGCGGGCAACCCGGGCGGCCTCACCCTGAACCGCTACGCGGCCCGCCGCGCCGTCTACGGCATCTTCGGCGTCGTACTCGGCCTGATCTTCCTCACCAACGGTCACCCGCTGTTCGCGCTGGGCACCCTCGCCTTCGGCCTGCTCGCCGCCGACGCGCTGATCTGGCAGGCCGTCCGCGAACGCAAGGACGTCATCGACCGCACCCTGCCCGACTTCCTCGACGTCCTGGCGGTCGTGGTCTCGGCGGGCCTCGGCTTCCGCCAGGCACTGGACCGGGTGGCCGAGAAGTACGAGGGCCCCTGGGCGGACGAACTGCGCATCACCCTGCGCCAGATGGACATGGGCGTGAGCCGCCGCCAGGCCTTCGACGAACTGCGCAAACGCAACTCGTCCGAGCAGGTGGCCCAGTTCGTCTCCGCCCTGCAACAGGGCGAGGAGCTGGGCTCCCCGATCGCCGAGACCCTCATCCAGCTGGCCACCGACATGCGCCGCACCGACGCCCAGAACGCCCGCCGCCGCGCGGCGAAGACCATCCCCAAGGCCACGATGGTGACCCTGGTCTTCATGCTTCCGGCCACGATGATCCTCATCGCGACCGGCATGTTCCTGGGGTCGGGGACGAACTTCGGCTCGATCCTGGGGCGATGA
- a CDS encoding type II secretion system F family protein gives MNHPALLALGATVLCGTLAVAGVHVYAAGRAQRQALVDRLAGGGPIRTVAGRVRRFAGIDRRLRRTRLGRAIHLRLTTTGLDLTAGEFTTYVAAVVVALWLIAATTLAPFFGPIAALVGIWGAAVFLNWQRQKRIEAFIGQLPDVARLLANATAAGLALRTALAMAAEELEAPAGEELARVADQLTLGRSVDDALDELAERLPSRELIVLVTTLVLANKAGGSVVSSLRNLTQTLEDRKETRREVRTMLSEVNATAFTVPLLGLGSLLLINSSNEGALARVTGSSLGQGLILLSLGLYTVGFFVIRRLGKIEV, from the coding sequence GTGAACCATCCCGCTCTCCTCGCCCTCGGCGCCACCGTGCTGTGCGGCACGCTCGCCGTCGCGGGCGTGCACGTGTACGCGGCGGGCCGCGCCCAGCGCCAGGCCCTGGTCGACCGGCTGGCCGGCGGCGGCCCGATCCGTACGGTGGCAGGCCGCGTACGGCGCTTCGCGGGCATCGACCGCCGACTGCGCCGCACCCGCCTCGGCCGCGCCATCCACCTCCGCCTGACGACGACCGGACTCGACCTGACCGCAGGGGAGTTCACCACCTACGTCGCCGCGGTGGTCGTCGCGCTGTGGCTGATCGCGGCGACCACCCTGGCGCCGTTCTTCGGCCCGATCGCCGCCCTGGTCGGCATCTGGGGTGCGGCCGTGTTCCTCAACTGGCAGCGCCAGAAACGCATCGAGGCGTTCATCGGCCAACTGCCCGACGTGGCCCGTCTCCTCGCCAACGCGACCGCCGCGGGCCTCGCCCTGCGCACGGCCCTCGCCATGGCGGCGGAGGAACTGGAGGCACCCGCGGGCGAGGAGCTGGCGCGTGTCGCCGACCAGTTGACGCTCGGCAGGTCCGTCGACGACGCCCTGGACGAACTCGCCGAACGCCTCCCGTCCCGCGAACTGATCGTCCTCGTGACCACCTTGGTGCTGGCCAACAAGGCGGGCGGCTCGGTCGTCAGCTCGCTGCGCAACCTCACCCAGACCCTGGAGGACCGCAAGGAGACCCGGCGCGAGGTGCGCACCATGCTCTCCGAGGTCAACGCGACCGCCTTCACGGTCCCGCTCCTCGGGCTCGGCTCGCTGCTGCTGATCAACTCCTCGAACGAGGGAGCCCTCGCCCGCGTGACCGGCTCCTCGCTCGGCCAGGGCCTGATCCTCCTGTCGCTCGGCCTCTACACGGTCGGCTTCTTCGTCATCCGCCGCCTCGGCAAGATCGAAGTGTGA
- the cpaB gene encoding Flp pilus assembly protein CpaB — MNSRQRRGVILLVLSVLCALGAFAGVLSVIRDVNSKVGPEVAAYRLRNDIAPYKELSADQFEKVSMPRRWLSKTAVTDLAQIRGKIAVTQLEKGSLLQTDMIVDRPALAAGQQEIAIMIDASTGVAGKINPGSRVNIYATFKAPSDKGKDQSKVIVENARVLDVGKLTALDPGQSSDQRRRTASEAVPITFALDTADAQRVAYAESFAEHVRLALVAGGSGTTVPPGDRSYTLDEDK, encoded by the coding sequence ATGAACTCACGCCAGCGCCGCGGCGTCATCCTGCTGGTCCTCTCGGTCCTGTGTGCCCTGGGCGCCTTCGCCGGAGTGCTGTCGGTGATCCGTGACGTTAACTCGAAGGTCGGCCCCGAGGTGGCGGCGTACCGGCTGAGGAACGACATCGCGCCCTACAAGGAGCTGTCGGCCGACCAGTTCGAGAAGGTCTCCATGCCCAGGCGCTGGCTGTCGAAGACGGCGGTCACCGACCTCGCCCAGATCCGCGGGAAGATCGCGGTGACCCAGCTGGAGAAGGGCTCGTTGCTCCAGACCGACATGATCGTGGACCGGCCCGCGCTGGCGGCGGGGCAACAGGAGATCGCGATCATGATCGACGCGTCGACCGGTGTCGCCGGCAAGATCAACCCCGGCTCCCGCGTCAACATCTACGCCACCTTCAAGGCGCCGAGCGACAAGGGCAAGGACCAGTCCAAGGTGATCGTCGAGAACGCCCGCGTCCTCGACGTCGGCAAGCTCACCGCCCTCGACCCCGGCCAGAGCAGCGACCAGCGCCGCCGCACCGCGAGCGAGGCCGTCCCCATCACCTTCGCGCTCGACACGGCGGACGCCCAACGGGTCGCGTACGCCGAGTCGTTCGCCGAACACGTCCGGCTCGCGCTGGTCGCGGGCGGCTCGGGGACCACGGTCCCGCCGGGCGACCGCTCATACACCCTCGACGAGGACAAGTAG
- a CDS encoding dihydrofolate reductase family protein, whose amino-acid sequence MRKIVLMMSVSLDGYIEGPNREIDWHLVDDEVHQHFNDTLRGMGAFLSGRVTYQLMADFWPTADADPASTGPVADFARIWRDMPKIVFSRTLQHAGWHTTIVRDLVVEDIHALKAQEGGDLALGGADLAAEFMRHDLVDEYRVYVHPVLLGRGKRLFPETDTLTPLRLTESRTFGNGVALLRYERAESTADTAGTNPAAGTADAAGTDRPNGTGS is encoded by the coding sequence ATGAGAAAGATCGTGCTGATGATGTCCGTGTCCCTGGACGGCTATATCGAAGGACCGAACCGCGAGATCGACTGGCATTTGGTCGACGACGAGGTGCACCAGCACTTCAACGACACGCTCAGGGGGATGGGCGCCTTCCTGAGCGGGCGGGTCACCTACCAGCTCATGGCCGACTTCTGGCCCACCGCCGACGCCGATCCCGCCAGCACCGGACCCGTGGCCGACTTCGCCCGGATCTGGCGGGACATGCCCAAGATCGTGTTCTCGCGCACGTTGCAGCACGCCGGGTGGCACACCACCATCGTGCGGGACCTGGTCGTCGAGGACATCCACGCCCTCAAGGCCCAGGAGGGCGGTGACCTCGCGCTCGGGGGCGCGGACCTCGCCGCCGAATTCATGCGGCACGACCTCGTCGACGAGTACCGCGTGTACGTCCATCCCGTCCTCCTCGGCCGGGGCAAGCGCCTCTTCCCCGAGACCGACACCCTCACGCCGCTCCGGCTCACCGAGTCCCGCACCTTCGGCAACGGCGTCGCACTCCTCCGCTACGAACGCGCCGAGAGCACAGCCGACACAGCCGGCACGAACCCCGCAGCGGGCACAGCCGACGCAGCTGGCACAGACCGCCCGAACGGCACCGGCTCATAA
- a CDS encoding response regulator, with amino-acid sequence MPDQALSGPPLRVLVADDNPVVRAGLSALLSAHPDIEVVAEASNGEEAKALAGEHRPDVVLLDVRMPGTDGLTALPELVRLTTVMMLTYSREPKVVAEALRRGASGYLVHGEFTVPELITAVRDVRRGRLTVSSSLSVSYEPNGNPSHLQSVVAQSSKAWPTRVTGLPRRTVNRLDFGLSSREVEVMDLIAAGMNNRQIAATCFISEKTVKNHINRIFAKLHSATRSEAIAHWLGTAREGWSR; translated from the coding sequence ATGCCTGACCAGGCACTCTCCGGCCCGCCCCTGCGCGTACTCGTGGCCGACGACAATCCGGTGGTACGGGCGGGCCTGTCCGCCCTGCTGTCCGCGCACCCCGACATAGAGGTGGTGGCGGAGGCCTCGAACGGCGAGGAGGCGAAGGCCCTCGCCGGGGAACACCGCCCCGATGTGGTCCTCCTCGACGTGCGGATGCCGGGCACGGACGGCCTTACCGCACTCCCCGAACTGGTCCGGCTTACCACCGTGATGATGCTGACCTACAGCCGGGAGCCCAAGGTGGTGGCGGAGGCGCTGCGCAGAGGAGCGTCCGGTTACCTGGTGCACGGGGAGTTCACGGTGCCCGAACTGATCACCGCGGTACGGGATGTACGGAGGGGGCGGCTCACTGTCTCGTCTTCGCTCAGCGTTTCGTACGAACCGAACGGAAACCCTTCGCACCTGCAATCAGTTGTGGCACAGTCGTCGAAGGCTTGGCCCACCCGTGTGACGGGCCTGCCCCGCCGGACCGTCAATCGGCTGGACTTCGGTCTGAGTTCAAGGGAGGTGGAGGTCATGGATCTCATCGCGGCCGGCATGAACAACCGGCAGATCGCCGCCACCTGCTTCATCAGCGAGAAGACGGTCAAGAACCACATCAATCGCATCTTCGCAAAGCTGCACAGTGCGACGCGCAGCGAAGCGATCGCCCACTGGCTGGGTACGGCGCGGGAGGGGTGGAGCCGATGA
- a CDS encoding pilus assembly protein TadG-related protein, translated as MSAVRLLSDRGQTLPIYIWLTVILLFAAFACFAFAQAASARNGAQSAADAAALAAAQDARDELLVRLGDAVGTDDNWLDWLDLPEDTVLPADGADAAAQVLAAANDSTVQGGAQPVVRNGYPGFQVDIQTNYTVGDSIIPGTEGMRARAHAVAVVQPRCDFDLNADPKKPVELGCDGQTVNIDPEDFDPADLPDASVLFSVHLAE; from the coding sequence CTGAGCGCTGTACGACTGCTGAGCGATCGGGGGCAAACCCTCCCCATCTATATCTGGCTGACGGTGATCCTGCTCTTCGCAGCCTTCGCCTGTTTCGCGTTCGCCCAGGCAGCGTCCGCCCGCAACGGGGCTCAATCCGCGGCGGACGCTGCGGCGTTGGCGGCAGCGCAGGACGCCCGGGACGAGCTGTTGGTGCGCCTCGGGGACGCCGTCGGCACGGACGACAACTGGCTCGACTGGTTGGACCTGCCGGAGGACACGGTGCTCCCGGCCGACGGAGCCGACGCCGCGGCTCAGGTGTTGGCTGCCGCGAACGACTCGACCGTGCAGGGCGGAGCCCAACCGGTCGTGAGGAACGGCTATCCCGGCTTTCAGGTCGACATCCAGACCAACTACACGGTCGGTGACTCGATCATTCCCGGCACGGAGGGCATGCGGGCGAGGGCCCATGCCGTTGCAGTCGTCCAGCCGCGCTGCGACTTCGATCTGAACGCGGATCCCAAGAAGCCTGTAGAGCTGGGCTGTGATGGCCAGACCGTGAACATCGATCCCGAAGATTTCGATCCGGCCGACCTTCCTGACGCATCCGTGCTGTTCTCTGTGCATCTGGCCGAGTGA
- a CDS encoding OmpA family protein, with protein MTLTPRRATATATATATTLTALAVLATLTLTVPSAVADDGDPSAPPGSVTTSPPPDVDANSPGLKLADGATLAPAKVLDIKSVVEDLGGEERREDTNADVTFALQAEVLFPKDSPKLNPEARSRINAIADEIKKQNATNVRVFGFTDNLGSYAHGLTLSKKRAEAVHDQLASALGSQDVTFEVRGYSEDYPIADNTSEQGRRKNRRVEVTFPRDTASSESQKSGAS; from the coding sequence ATGACCCTCACCCCCCGCCGCGCCACCGCGACCGCGACCGCCACCGCGACCACACTCACCGCACTGGCCGTACTCGCCACGCTCACCCTCACCGTCCCCTCAGCCGTCGCCGACGACGGTGACCCCAGCGCGCCCCCGGGCAGCGTGACCACCTCGCCACCCCCGGACGTGGATGCGAACAGCCCGGGTCTGAAGCTCGCGGACGGAGCGACCCTCGCCCCCGCCAAGGTCCTGGACATCAAGTCGGTCGTCGAGGACCTCGGCGGCGAGGAGCGCCGGGAGGACACGAACGCGGACGTGACGTTCGCGCTCCAGGCGGAGGTGCTCTTCCCCAAGGACAGCCCGAAGCTGAACCCGGAGGCACGGTCGCGCATCAACGCCATCGCGGACGAGATCAAGAAGCAGAACGCCACGAACGTCCGCGTCTTCGGTTTCACCGACAACCTGGGCTCGTACGCCCACGGCCTGACCCTCTCCAAGAAGCGCGCGGAAGCCGTCCACGACCAACTGGCCTCCGCTCTCGGCTCGCAGGACGTCACCTTCGAGGTCCGCGGCTACAGCGAGGACTACCCCATCGCCGACAACACCTCCGAGCAGGGCCGCCGCAAGAACCGCCGCGTGGAGGTGACGTTCCCGAGGGACACGGCATCGTCCGAGTCCCAGAAGTCCGGCGCGAGCTGA
- a CDS encoding CpaF family protein: MSLRSRIAAPDEGGPAREDGHLVAVYRAKLLEEIDLAEMSSLAAAERRIRLERVLGHIISREGPVLSSAERSQLIRRVVDEALGLGVLEPLLADASITEIMVNGPDSIFVERAGRVEQLPLRFASTEQLMQTIERIVSTVNRRVDESNPMVDARLPTGERVNVIIPPLALTGPTLTIRRFPRAYTLPELIGLGSLDEQMLLLLAAFVRARFNIIVSGGTGTGKTTLLNALSGLIPSYERIITVEDSAELQLQQEHVIRLESRPPNVEGKGQITIRDLVRNSLRMRPDRIIVGEVRGGETLDMLQAMSTGHDGSLATVHANSAEDALMRLQTLGSMSEVLIPFEALKDQINSAVDVVVQLTRHADGSRKITEIALVVSHGREQFRIVPVARFVPRPVGADRVVHGRFEHLPLPRQVAEKLYVANEPLPAAFRVADAIDVLDTRQAIG, from the coding sequence ATGAGCCTCCGCTCCCGAATCGCCGCCCCCGACGAAGGCGGCCCCGCCCGCGAGGACGGACACCTGGTCGCCGTCTACCGCGCCAAGCTCCTCGAAGAGATCGACCTCGCCGAGATGTCGAGCCTGGCGGCGGCCGAACGCCGGATCCGCCTGGAGCGCGTACTCGGCCACATCATCAGCCGGGAGGGGCCGGTCCTCTCCTCCGCCGAGCGGTCCCAGCTGATCCGCCGGGTCGTCGACGAGGCGCTCGGCCTCGGCGTCCTGGAACCCCTGCTCGCCGACGCCTCGATCACGGAGATCATGGTCAACGGCCCGGACTCGATCTTCGTCGAGCGAGCCGGCCGCGTCGAACAGCTCCCGCTCCGCTTCGCCTCCACCGAGCAGCTGATGCAGACCATCGAACGCATCGTCTCGACGGTCAACCGGCGCGTGGACGAGTCGAACCCGATGGTCGACGCCCGCCTCCCCACCGGCGAACGCGTCAACGTCATCATCCCGCCGCTCGCCCTCACCGGCCCCACCCTCACGATCCGCCGCTTCCCCCGCGCGTACACGCTGCCGGAACTCATTGGCCTCGGCTCCCTGGACGAGCAGATGCTGCTGCTGCTCGCGGCCTTCGTCCGGGCCCGCTTCAACATCATCGTCAGCGGCGGTACGGGCACCGGCAAGACGACCCTCCTCAACGCGCTCTCCGGGCTCATCCCGTCCTACGAGCGCATCATCACCGTCGAGGACTCCGCCGAACTCCAGCTCCAGCAGGAGCATGTGATCCGCCTCGAATCCCGCCCCCCGAACGTCGAGGGCAAGGGCCAGATCACCATCCGCGACCTGGTCCGCAACTCGCTCCGGATGCGCCCCGACCGCATCATCGTCGGTGAGGTCCGCGGCGGCGAGACGCTCGACATGCTCCAGGCGATGTCGACGGGCCACGACGGCTCCCTGGCCACCGTGCACGCGAACTCGGCCGAGGACGCGCTGATGCGGTTGCAGACCCTCGGCTCGATGTCCGAGGTACTGATCCCGTTCGAGGCCCTCAAGGACCAGATCAACTCGGCGGTGGACGTGGTCGTCCAGCTCACCCGGCACGCCGACGGCTCCCGCAAGATCACCGAGATCGCCCTCGTCGTCTCGCACGGCCGCGAGCAGTTCCGCATCGTCCCCGTCGCCCGCTTCGTGCCGCGCCCCGTCGGCGCCGACCGCGTCGTCCACGGCCGCTTCGAGCACCTCCCGCTGCCACGCCAGGTCGCCGAGAAGCTGTACGTCGCCAATGAGCCGCTGCCGGCCGCCTTCAGAGTCGCGGACGCCATCGACGTACTCGACACGAGGCAGGCCATCGGATGA
- a CDS encoding sensor histidine kinase, with protein sequence MGDGRLAGLWAQRAQWAQWAQRHPARAARRTPAPAGPDAGYLADDAPPPTSVRLQLSALQALCRQTIAVRLTMIAFGAPFAMANAAAGAPRYAVLAAAVLGVMASYAMLRDWDRFGPRLLAHPTLMALDLLFVATLLVTASPASPLAYATVCTPLLSGLLYGWRGSGVFTGLQLVVLLTVFRAWEHRPGAGANTLLVAGFCVAAGIIGVTLRNLMFRFGAASQALSEATSRLAVAEAVESERARLAREMHDSVAKTLHGLALAADALAASTDHSDPAALKRQATVVAGAARRAAAESRDLLSDLRRHTDFTAAHVDLTAELGCRVRDFGTRTGLAAELRLPRTDEDALRALRQLPCATAHHVLAVVSEALENTHRHARATSVLVELDVAEDRLAVRAGDDGAGLPPSATPDSPAKTGHFGLLGMAERAASLGGRVRLGRSPLGGAEVHLTVPLSTPATPSTPHTPQEEAAHA encoded by the coding sequence ATGGGAGACGGCCGGCTCGCGGGGCTGTGGGCACAGCGGGCACAGTGGGCACAGTGGGCACAGCGACACCCGGCACGTGCCGCCAGGCGGACCCCGGCGCCGGCCGGCCCCGACGCCGGATACCTGGCGGACGACGCCCCGCCCCCCACCAGCGTCCGCCTCCAGCTGAGCGCCCTCCAGGCCCTCTGCCGGCAGACCATCGCCGTCCGCCTGACGATGATCGCCTTCGGCGCCCCCTTCGCCATGGCCAACGCCGCGGCCGGCGCCCCCCGCTACGCCGTCCTGGCCGCCGCGGTCCTCGGCGTCATGGCCTCGTACGCCATGCTCCGCGACTGGGACCGCTTCGGCCCCCGTCTCCTGGCCCACCCCACCCTGATGGCGCTCGACCTGCTCTTCGTGGCGACCCTGCTCGTGACGGCGTCCCCCGCGTCCCCCCTGGCGTACGCGACGGTGTGCACCCCGCTCCTCTCCGGTCTCCTCTACGGCTGGCGCGGCTCGGGAGTGTTCACCGGCCTCCAACTCGTCGTCCTCCTGACGGTGTTCAGGGCCTGGGAACACCGCCCCGGCGCCGGCGCCAACACCCTCCTCGTCGCCGGCTTCTGCGTCGCCGCCGGGATCATCGGCGTCACCCTGCGCAATCTGATGTTCCGCTTCGGCGCGGCCAGTCAGGCGTTGTCGGAGGCGACCTCCCGGCTGGCGGTCGCGGAGGCGGTGGAGTCGGAGCGCGCGCGGCTGGCCCGCGAGATGCACGACTCGGTGGCGAAGACCCTGCACGGGCTGGCCCTGGCGGCGGACGCCCTGGCGGCGTCCACGGACCACAGCGACCCCGCCGCCCTCAAGCGCCAGGCGACGGTGGTGGCGGGAGCGGCACGCAGGGCGGCGGCCGAGTCCCGGGACCTGCTGTCGGACCTCCGGCGCCATACGGACTTCACCGCCGCGCACGTCGATCTGACCGCGGAACTGGGCTGCCGGGTAAGGGACTTCGGCACTCGTACGGGCCTGGCGGCAGAGCTGAGACTTCCGCGTACGGACGAAGACGCCCTGCGCGCCCTGCGGCAGCTTCCCTGCGCGACCGCGCACCACGTCCTGGCGGTCGTGTCGGAGGCGCTGGAGAACACCCACCGCCACGCGCGGGCGACGAGCGTACTGGTCGAACTCGACGTCGCCGAGGACCGGCTGGCGGTGAGGGCGGGGGACGACGGTGCCGGCCTGCCGCCGTCCGCGACCCCCGACAGCCCGGCGAAAACCGGCCACTTCGGGCTGCTGGGCATGGCGGAGCGGGCCGCGAGCCTCGGCGGCCGGGTCCGGCTGGGCCGTTCCCCGCTGGGCGGCGCCGAGGTCCACCTGACGGTTCCCCTCTCCACGCCCGCCACCCCCTCCACTCCCCACACCCCCCAAGAGGAGGCCGCACATGCCTGA